Proteins encoded by one window of Superficieibacter sp. HKU1:
- a CDS encoding PTS sugar transporter subunit IIC: MNTFTEVMERNLLPLAMKIESNDYLSAIKDGFIRIMPFLIIGSFFLLIANLPFPGYNDFIVDLFGDKFIGQLNYILDATYSIMALLVVVSISISMAKRWQLNEISCALISLVCFMIITPFKLPQEQGGAIGDVIPVFALGAQGLFLSIIVTLVAVRLYRLCSHPRLMITMPDSVPPAVANSFSSLIPSLFIVLFFWLIRLLFEYTTYGTVQEMIFTVLQAPMMKLGNTLPSQMIAEFFISFFWFFGLHGDSIVTAIMGPVWRSLTLENLQAMKTGVAPVNIITQQFRDVFLICGGTGFTLAMLLVMLFRAKSKRIREIAKLATPAAIFNINEPIIFGVPIALNPLLLIPFILVPVVLCVITYSAMASGFLPLTSGLEIPWTTPIFISGFLICGWKGILFQAINLIVAMAIYYPFVMTLDRQYLRDEVNLKTEMTDELPEQNITRTA; this comes from the coding sequence ATGAACACGTTCACTGAAGTGATGGAAAGGAATTTATTGCCACTGGCAATGAAAATTGAAAGTAACGATTATCTTTCTGCCATCAAGGATGGTTTCATCAGGATTATGCCTTTCCTGATTATTGGCTCCTTCTTTTTATTGATCGCCAACCTGCCTTTCCCTGGATATAATGATTTTATCGTTGATTTGTTTGGCGATAAATTTATTGGTCAGCTGAATTATATTCTTGATGCCACCTATTCAATTATGGCGCTGCTGGTAGTTGTCAGCATCAGTATCAGTATGGCGAAACGCTGGCAGCTCAATGAAATATCTTGTGCGCTTATTTCGCTGGTCTGCTTTATGATTATTACCCCGTTTAAACTGCCGCAGGAACAGGGTGGGGCGATCGGTGATGTGATCCCGGTTTTTGCTTTAGGTGCTCAGGGGTTGTTCCTGTCAATTATTGTCACGCTCGTTGCAGTCAGGCTTTATCGTCTGTGTAGCCATCCCCGCCTGATGATTACCATGCCAGATAGCGTGCCGCCGGCGGTAGCGAATAGCTTTAGTTCACTCATCCCTTCATTGTTCATCGTGTTGTTTTTCTGGTTAATACGTCTGCTGTTTGAATACACGACGTATGGCACCGTGCAAGAGATGATCTTTACGGTCCTGCAAGCGCCAATGATGAAGCTGGGCAACACGCTGCCTTCACAGATGATCGCCGAATTTTTTATCAGCTTCTTTTGGTTCTTTGGTCTGCATGGCGACTCTATTGTCACGGCAATCATGGGGCCGGTCTGGCGTTCACTGACCCTGGAAAATTTGCAGGCGATGAAAACCGGTGTCGCGCCTGTGAATATCATTACGCAACAGTTCCGCGACGTTTTTCTGATTTGCGGCGGCACCGGCTTTACGCTGGCAATGCTGCTGGTGATGTTGTTCCGCGCTAAAAGTAAGCGTATACGTGAAATTGCAAAATTAGCAACGCCGGCTGCCATTTTTAATATTAACGAACCAATCATTTTCGGCGTGCCTATTGCGCTTAATCCGCTACTGCTTATTCCATTTATTCTCGTGCCAGTCGTCCTTTGCGTGATTACCTATAGTGCGATGGCAAGTGGATTTCTGCCGTTAACCTCCGGGCTGGAAATTCCCTGGACAACGCCAATCTTCATTAGTGGCTTTCTGATCTGTGGCTGGAAAGGGATTTTATTCCAGGCGATAAATCTCATCGTAGCGATGGCGATTTATTATCCCTTTGTCATGACGCTGGATCGGCAATATTTGCGTGATGAAGTTAACCTGAAAACAGAAATGACAGATGAATTACCCGAACAGAATATTACAAGGACCGCATAA
- a CDS encoding PTS sugar transporter subunit IIB, giving the protein MKNIVLCCAAGMSTSMLVQRMKDAAQKKGVEVSIKAVPVAEFNDNIADADIVLLGPQVKYEQAKLQAQAEPLGKKVAVIDMMDYGMMKGDVVLEKALKLME; this is encoded by the coding sequence ATGAAGAACATCGTTTTATGCTGTGCTGCCGGTATGTCCACCAGCATGTTAGTTCAACGTATGAAGGATGCAGCTCAGAAGAAAGGGGTCGAGGTCTCGATCAAGGCTGTGCCTGTCGCTGAATTTAATGACAATATTGCGGATGCCGATATTGTTTTACTGGGACCACAGGTGAAATACGAGCAGGCAAAATTACAGGCACAGGCCGAGCCGCTGGGTAAAAAAGTCGCGGTTATCGATATGATGGATTACGGCATGATGAAAGGTGATGTCGTACTTGAGAAAGCCCTCAAGCTAATGGAGTAA
- a CDS encoding PTS lactose/cellobiose transporter subunit IIA, giving the protein MEDLETIIMELLVNAGAARSQALTALQLARKGDFTGAEQAMEESREYVKHAHKIQTQLIGIDEGAGKLPVNLITVHSQDHLMNAMVIQDLAGDMIELYRRIPLVS; this is encoded by the coding sequence GTGGAAGATTTAGAAACGATCATTATGGAGCTGTTGGTAAACGCTGGTGCAGCACGCAGTCAGGCATTGACGGCGCTACAGCTGGCGCGTAAAGGCGACTTTACCGGCGCTGAGCAGGCCATGGAAGAATCCCGTGAATACGTCAAGCACGCGCATAAAATCCAGACGCAGCTTATCGGTATTGATGAAGGGGCTGGCAAACTGCCGGTCAATCTGATCACCGTCCATTCTCAGGATCACCTGATGAACGCCATGGTGATTCAGGATCTGGCGGGCGATATGATTGAATTGTACCGTCGTATCCCGCTGGTCAGCTAA